One Lysinibacillus fusiformis genomic window carries:
- the rsmH gene encoding 16S rRNA (cytosine(1402)-N(4))-methyltransferase RsmH, which yields MFDHTTVLLKETVDGLNIDPDGVYVDCTLGGAGHSEYLVKQLSNKGRLICFDQDTIAIDNAKVRLAPYLERVTFVHSNFRYLKEELLALGIEEVDGILYDLGVSSPQLDTPDRGFSYHHDAPLDMRMDQTATLSAFHVVNEWAYGDLIRIFFRYGEEKFSKQVARKIEEARKTAPIETTGQLVELIKEGIPAAARRKGGHPAKRIFQAIRIAVNDELGAAEDSLVDAIDMINVGGRISVITFHSLEDRLCKTIFKEASSLPELPPNLPVIPDDMKPTLKLVTRKPIVPSDEELEVNNRARSAKLRVVEKINDKGRE from the coding sequence ATGTTTGATCATACAACCGTGTTATTAAAAGAAACTGTTGATGGGTTGAACATCGATCCTGATGGTGTATATGTGGACTGTACGCTTGGCGGAGCAGGGCATAGTGAATATTTAGTAAAACAATTATCTAATAAAGGTCGTCTCATTTGCTTTGATCAAGATACGATCGCTATTGACAACGCGAAAGTTCGTTTAGCACCTTATCTAGAGCGCGTGACATTTGTACATTCGAACTTCCGTTATTTAAAAGAAGAACTATTAGCACTTGGCATTGAAGAAGTAGATGGCATTTTATATGATCTTGGCGTATCTTCTCCTCAATTAGATACTCCAGATAGAGGTTTTAGCTACCACCATGATGCACCGCTTGATATGCGCATGGATCAAACGGCTACGCTTTCAGCATTCCATGTTGTAAATGAATGGGCTTATGGTGATCTAATTCGAATATTCTTCCGCTATGGGGAAGAAAAGTTTTCGAAACAAGTTGCTCGTAAAATCGAAGAGGCACGTAAAACTGCACCGATTGAAACTACAGGACAGCTTGTAGAACTTATTAAAGAGGGTATTCCAGCAGCGGCTCGCCGTAAGGGTGGACATCCTGCAAAGCGTATATTTCAAGCAATTAGAATTGCTGTCAATGATGAGCTAGGCGCAGCAGAGGACTCACTAGTCGATGCGATTGATATGATTAACGTAGGTGGACGCATTAGTGTCATTACGTTCCATTCATTGGAGGACCGCCTATGCAAGACCATTTTTAAGGAAGCGTCATCATTACCGGAATTACCACCGAATTTACCTGTAATTCCTGATGACATGAAGCCAACTTTAAAGCTTGTAACGAGAAAGCCGATTGTTCCTTCTGATGAAGAATTAGAAGTAAACAACCGTGCACGTTCAGCGAAACTTAGAGTGGTGGAGAAAATTAACGACAAAGGGCGTGAGTAA
- the ftsL gene encoding cell division protein FtsL, with the protein MAAVRVRQHQQQHVQQPITPPSPQPTIIRRKKTKQKFEKTMLIVLVSIIAVLAVLVINNQAAIQTTSMDIQKIEAEADEIARQNVDLTVRVSELSTYENIWKKAEELGLTQNEKNVKVVPGK; encoded by the coding sequence ATGGCAGCAGTTCGTGTAAGGCAGCACCAACAGCAACATGTGCAACAACCGATAACACCACCTAGTCCACAACCCACTATCATACGTCGTAAAAAAACAAAACAAAAATTTGAAAAGACGATGCTAATTGTCCTAGTTAGCATTATTGCTGTACTAGCCGTACTAGTAATAAATAACCAAGCAGCTATACAAACGACAAGCATGGACATTCAAAAAATCGAAGCAGAGGCAGATGAGATTGCGAGACAGAATGTTGACTTGACAGTACGTGTAAGTGAACTTTCTACATACGAAAACATATGGAAAAAAGCAGAAGAACTCGGTTTAACTCAAAATGAGAAAAATGTAAAGGTAGTGCCGGGAAAATGA
- a CDS encoding penicillin-binding protein has translation MKKKRFRFQWGAFLLLIFYGGLFFLLFTRMITLQATGEAEGQALAAKAAAKYGKESAITASRGKIYDRNGQTIAEDTLSYRLIAVVNESATVNKERPRHVVDAEKTAEVLAKYIGSKTMDEEAIYKQLTKLRSDGTKPYQVEFGSAGRGINHEVMSKIKAEGLPGILFVSDLKRYYPNGVFASHLIGFAIKEDKEDGSVTTKGKMGLEYTYDKELTGENGKVKYQTDAFSYLLPTSEKMVTPAENGDDIYLTIDKTIQSFLEEAMTKVAQEYNPESMTAVITDPKTGKILAMSQRPTFNPDTREGKDMKWLNEVIEETIEPGSTMKTFTLASAIDTDTWPPNARYMSGQYTLLDRTIRDHNKYGWGEITYLEGFQRSSNTAMAHLLKVIGDDNFLEYLDRFGFGKKTGIDLPNEATGTILSQYPIQRVTTTYGQGSTVTPIQLIQAMTAIANDGTMMQPYVIDRIVDSSTGKTIQNHEPVEKGQPISADTAKQVREILASTLTSKYGTAKDFVLDEYEVAGKTGTAQIPKANGEYSWGANQFLYSFLGMAPVDDPQLIMYVSVTKPKLKNELGSVPVSKIFNPVMQNSLKHLNINPEDVQHVNHVNIQDFTEKNAQAVQVELANDGLQPVIVGAGGEIIEQYPKGKQKLVKGSTVFLKTAGDTTLPDFTDWSLRNVLVFKSMSGLQIEVVGEGFAVSQSVSAGTVISDHAPIVVKLKTPAESFVKDVEASSEGEIEQTEDE, from the coding sequence ATGAAAAAAAAGAGATTTCGATTCCAATGGGGAGCCTTTCTATTATTAATTTTTTATGGAGGGCTCTTTTTCCTATTATTCACCAGAATGATTACATTACAAGCGACAGGTGAAGCAGAGGGACAAGCACTTGCGGCAAAGGCTGCAGCTAAGTATGGCAAAGAGAGTGCGATTACTGCAAGCCGTGGGAAAATTTACGATAGAAACGGACAAACAATTGCCGAAGACACGCTAAGTTATCGCTTAATAGCAGTTGTCAATGAGAGTGCAACTGTGAATAAAGAGAGACCTCGTCATGTCGTTGATGCGGAAAAGACTGCCGAAGTTTTAGCAAAGTACATTGGCAGCAAAACGATGGATGAAGAAGCAATATACAAACAGCTGACAAAATTGAGGTCTGATGGTACAAAGCCCTACCAAGTTGAATTTGGTAGTGCTGGTCGTGGGATTAACCATGAAGTCATGAGCAAAATTAAAGCGGAAGGTTTACCGGGGATTTTATTTGTCAGTGATTTAAAACGCTATTATCCAAATGGGGTTTTTGCCTCACATTTAATCGGCTTTGCAATAAAAGAGGATAAAGAAGACGGCTCAGTAACAACTAAAGGCAAAATGGGGCTTGAATACACGTATGACAAGGAGCTAACTGGGGAAAACGGCAAAGTGAAGTACCAAACAGATGCTTTTAGTTATTTATTGCCTACCAGTGAGAAGATGGTAACACCAGCGGAAAATGGTGACGATATCTATTTAACGATTGATAAAACGATTCAAAGTTTTTTAGAGGAAGCAATGACTAAAGTGGCACAGGAATATAATCCTGAATCAATGACGGCTGTTATTACGGATCCAAAAACAGGTAAGATCTTGGCGATGTCACAGCGACCTACATTTAATCCCGATACACGTGAGGGTAAGGACATGAAATGGTTAAATGAGGTTATTGAAGAGACGATAGAACCAGGTTCGACGATGAAAACGTTCACACTGGCATCAGCTATTGATACAGACACATGGCCACCAAATGCAAGATATATGTCAGGCCAATATACATTGCTGGATCGTACAATTCGAGATCATAATAAATACGGTTGGGGCGAGATTACCTATTTAGAGGGCTTCCAACGCTCTTCCAATACCGCAATGGCACACCTATTAAAAGTTATTGGTGACGATAATTTCCTTGAGTATCTAGACAGATTTGGTTTTGGTAAAAAAACAGGCATTGATTTACCGAATGAAGCAACAGGAACTATATTATCTCAGTATCCAATACAACGTGTTACAACAACTTATGGTCAAGGTTCAACAGTAACACCTATTCAACTTATTCAAGCAATGACAGCGATTGCGAATGACGGAACGATGATGCAACCCTATGTGATTGACCGTATCGTGGATTCCTCAACAGGAAAAACGATTCAAAATCATGAGCCGGTTGAAAAGGGACAACCGATTTCAGCCGACACAGCAAAGCAAGTACGCGAAATTCTCGCTTCTACATTAACGTCAAAATACGGGACAGCTAAAGATTTTGTGCTCGATGAATATGAAGTTGCAGGGAAAACGGGTACTGCCCAAATCCCTAAGGCAAATGGTGAATATTCTTGGGGTGCAAATCAGTTCCTGTATTCATTTTTAGGTATGGCACCAGTAGATGATCCACAATTAATTATGTATGTATCGGTAACAAAGCCAAAACTTAAAAATGAACTTGGCTCTGTACCAGTGTCAAAAATATTTAATCCAGTTATGCAAAACAGTTTAAAACATTTAAACATTAATCCTGAGGATGTTCAGCATGTTAATCATGTAAATATTCAAGATTTTACTGAAAAAAACGCACAAGCAGTGCAGGTGGAGTTAGCGAATGATGGCTTGCAACCAGTAATTGTAGGTGCTGGTGGTGAAATTATCGAACAATATCCTAAGGGCAAACAAAAGCTTGTAAAAGGTAGCACGGTATTCTTAAAAACAGCAGGTGATACGACGCTGCCAGACTTTACGGATTGGTCATTGCGTAATGTACTAGTGTTCAAATCGATGTCAGGTCTACAAATCGAAGTAGTCGGAGAGGGCTTTGCTGTAAGTCAAAGTGTATCTGCAGGTACTGTGATATCAGATCATGCACCGATTGTAGTTAAGTTGAAAACACCTGCTGAAAGCTTTGTGAAAGACGTAGAAGCTTCATCCGAAGGTGAAATTGAACAAACAGAGGATGAATAG